The following is a genomic window from Xenopus laevis strain J_2021 chromosome 2L, Xenopus_laevis_v10.1, whole genome shotgun sequence.
AaacgttaaaggaattgttcagtgtaaaaataaaaactgggtaaataggctgtgcaatataaaaaatgtttctaatatagttagttagccaaaaatgtaatgtataaagactagagtgatttcatgtataacatgtcagtcagaacactacttcctgcttttcagctctcttggtttacactgactggttaccctggttaccaggcagtaaccaatcagagacttgaggggggggggcacatgagtcatatctgttgcttttgaatctgagctgaatgctgaggatcaattacaaacccactgaacagaaatgtaccacgtggcccccccttcaagtcgctgactaactcagagttatagagctgaaaagcaggaagttggattctggctgttttattagacatccagtcactccagcctttatacattacatttttggctaactaactatattagaaacattttttattttgcacagcttatctatttacccagtttttagtttcacactgaactattcctttaaatgggGGTTCCACTGCATGGTGAATTTGAACTGAGGTAGTTTTTATGTAATGATTTTCTTTGTATAATTTAATAGTTAACGTGATACTTTTGCATTAGCAAATAGCAGTATTTCACTGTTTTGCCCCATTTATATCTATTCTAATATAGTGACTTTATATAAGCACTTCCTGCTCCCCCAGTCTCGGGCAGTACAATGCATTAACTAGTTAAATGTGGTAAAAACTGCTTAGTAATCCAAGCTTCACTTCCCCACACTATGTGCACTTCATGAAAATGTTTATGGCGACACTTTTACAGTTTCATGTCTGAAAATCTAATTTCACTGGATCTTCCtgcttttatttctgcttttcagtatttaagggggttatttatcaaaggtcaaatgttagttttttatatcaaatgaactcaaactcacaactcgaatggtatcttattcaAGAaacaactcgaatggaaaaaacttgattctgcgagttcgagttgTGAAACCCAAAAGCTCGAATTGATTGCGTTTGAGGCgaaaaaaaaccccttgaatCGTTTAAAATCATTCAAGTTTTTAGTCAAAATCTTCCGTAAAAAACTTGCAcgtcatgcaggctattaacatcttcaaatggctcaagggacctctgtcattgactcttatatgaccttgacagttttcagatttaggtgcattttcggattcaagctatttccagggtcaggataaaataaatcttgaaaaaatgtgagttttttttttatctgaaaatgtgagttcagaccaaaaaaaaacctcaaaatcttgGAAAACACaaatcgaaccttaataaatctgtccttaaTGCTgaataatttctctttttttacagTAATATTTAAATCAAGCTTTTAGACTAGATATCCATGGGCACTTTGTGTCATGTCACAGGGCAACACCTCTATGGAAATAGCTATAAAACTAGCAGATTATTAGCTCTGGCAGTTTCAGTGAAGTTCACAACACAAGCAGTTCTTCAGGCCGCTGCACTTTAGACTGTTGTTGCATTGCTATATGTTGTGCATGGAAAAAACTCACATGTTAAATCTTTCCTAGGAGCACCCAGATGGAATAGCTTATTTAATATGGATTGATTTAATCATTAGTTTAAATTAGAAATCTGCAAAAATGAACTCCGTATTTCATGTTTCTTTCCCATGCAGCATTTTTCTCAGAATTCCAGTTTCATTATGACTCTTCAAGGGGTAGTTGTATAGCTGAgaagtacatttttagtatgttatagaattggtaATTCTAAGCATccttttcctggttttcaagaaTAGAGCACTATCAGCAGATACGTAGTCGTAGTCATAGTCtgctgatacgaaacgcgtcagggatCTGATGTTTTTAACAAAGTTGGAATAAAAATGACCTTTTAACCTATACGGATGGAAACGGAGTGCTCGTCTATTCTTGAAAATTGATTGTGACTCACCTACAGCTACAggcttggggcgatgcacccgaGCCACCCGTTGAATCTGGTAAGTTCCTTTGGACGATTTACCCTTAATACTTTTTAAGGCACTGTGAACTTAGGAGCAGGATCCGGGGTATATGCACTCGGTTCACTATCACTTACGGGTGAGCGGTTCACATGCAAACAGAATAATTGGCTGCCAATATATGTATTAATGGGGACTTAGTAGCAATAGTCTTTTTGCACACGGAATCTCAGTACCCATTTAAGCGGTATTTGCCAAGAAATATTCATAGTGTTTGGCACCAAAATTAGtagatattttgtatttatccttttcaattggccttcattttttcttttttatatttttttaattatttgccttcttcctctgactcgaaatgtattgttattgctactattacttgtccttctattcaggccctctcctattcgtattctagctgaaattgcaaactggacaactgctgaataaaaagctaaactacaaataaaaaaaaatgaaaatgaattttctcagaatgtcactctctacatcatacaacatttgtactttaaaggtgaacaagccattTCAGGTCGCTACAAAATTTTGGAGCCCCCACATGATACTAGTGCTGTGTCATTATGGAGAAGTCTTAAGTATTCACTTTCAAGTCCTTTATTTGACTCTTATTTATGGAAACTGTTCTTTACTCCTGGTCATGTAAAGTGCAGGGTTTCATTGCAATGTTTGACAATGACATGTCTGTGTGGGGGGATAAATATACAAAATGGTTCCCTTTTTGAAAGATGGCAGTTCTGTGGCACCATCAAAACAATAAGattatattgtcttattttcTCTCCTTTCAGGACGGGAACAATTTCATGGCCTGGGTTCTATGTATTGCAGAGCAGCCTCTGCAGTAATCCTGACCTATGATGTTAGCAACATGCAGAGCCTTCTGGAACTAGAAGACCGGTTTTTGGGACTGACTGACACAGCTAGTGACGACTGTATCTTTGCTGTGGTGGGGAACAAAATCGATCTCACTGAAGACTATAACTCCGATAGTGACATCGAAGGTGAAAGGCCTCGAACCTCCAGCAAGATCCGCAGACAAGTTAATTTAGAAGATGCGTTTGCTCTTTACAAGAGaattatgaaatataaaatgcTTGATGAGAACGTTGTCCCAGCTGCAGAGTGCAAAGACTGGATACAATGTTGATGTTCTTTTTGAAGGTGTTTTTAATATGGTCATACCTCTGATTGTTAAGAAAAAAGCAAGTGGACTTGACGAGACTGTAA
Proteins encoded in this region:
- the rab20.L gene encoding RAB20, member RAS oncogene family L homeolog (The RefSeq protein has 1 frameshift compared to this genomic sequence), coding for MKKPDLKVVLLGDMNVGKTSLLHRYMERRFQDTVSTVGGAFYLKQWGPYNISIWDTAGREQFHGLGSMYCRAASAVILTYDVSNMQSLLELEDRFLGLTDTASDDCIFAVVGNKIDLTEDYNSDSDIEGERPRTSSKIRRQVNLEDAFALYKRIMKYKMLDENVVPAAEKMCFETSAKTGYNVDVLFEGVFNMVIPLIVKKKASGLDETVNLAQSKPNKSKSRCCK